The following proteins are encoded in a genomic region of bacterium:
- a CDS encoding recombinase family protein, producing the protein MNRQDEWTRETEAAALERLRSAANAHRSAPVVLVYTRQSVSDFDADGRPRGPSLSQQLDAVLRRPELEGLAFEHFEDADRSGKETSRRPGYLALMERTRTLPAGQVGAIAFFDADRLHRNDVEFFRFMAEMTERRILVFDTNGLISNVDRLSWKIKAIVAQEEREKVSRRVRDNLRYLRRNGQLLGTIPQGYRRVDGRIMEDPDAAPAIKEIFRLYATGRFSLRSLAEHLNRSGIKPYRGADKTNHNRSRAIIFTGDVLKDLIGNPSYAGKVLVEGELVQGLHPALVDEETWRACQDVKKRNVRRTSKAWTKHTYPLTPILLCARCGGPMHGEADSRKGRIQRYYGCHVARRNRSAVHPSGPRCDARMFKSELLEDAIHHELSQLVPSGEMHAALRNRLRAGGRPTASRKSTAAAVERLAAQLDRARRLFEYGEYDWETFCKRREELNEQKRQLENATDAGSVDVVWCESQLLDFTTAWEKADSSQRERLVAGIFEHLEAEALPEGSLRVVAVPREAWRPFFEGLVLEHHTLACSNLSAMAHRIRPLAALAVPSYPGRVASHRHGPPALLAPDFSNPASSIVRANRVRGERG; encoded by the coding sequence ATGAACCGGCAGGACGAGTGGACACGCGAGACCGAAGCCGCTGCACTGGAGCGGTTGCGTAGCGCCGCTAACGCGCATCGCTCAGCACCGGTCGTGCTCGTATACACCCGCCAGTCTGTCAGCGACTTCGATGCCGACGGACGTCCGCGCGGTCCCTCGCTTAGCCAGCAACTGGACGCGGTCCTGCGACGACCAGAGCTGGAGGGTCTCGCCTTCGAGCATTTCGAGGATGCCGACCGTTCCGGCAAGGAAACCTCGAGACGTCCTGGCTACCTCGCACTCATGGAGCGCACTCGGACACTGCCGGCCGGGCAGGTTGGCGCTATTGCCTTCTTCGACGCCGATCGCCTCCATCGCAACGACGTCGAGTTCTTCCGCTTCATGGCCGAGATGACCGAGCGCCGCATCCTGGTCTTCGACACCAATGGCCTGATCAGCAACGTCGATCGGCTCTCCTGGAAGATCAAGGCCATCGTCGCCCAGGAGGAGCGCGAGAAGGTGTCGAGGCGCGTCCGCGACAACCTCCGCTACCTACGACGCAATGGGCAGCTACTGGGCACGATCCCGCAGGGCTACCGCCGCGTCGATGGACGGATCATGGAGGATCCCGATGCGGCACCGGCGATCAAGGAGATCTTCCGGCTCTATGCCACCGGCCGCTTCAGCCTGCGCTCCCTGGCCGAGCATCTGAATCGGTCTGGCATCAAGCCTTACCGCGGCGCAGATAAGACGAATCACAACCGATCGAGGGCGATCATCTTCACCGGCGACGTGCTCAAAGACCTCATCGGCAACCCCTCCTACGCCGGCAAGGTCCTCGTCGAAGGCGAGCTCGTGCAGGGTCTCCATCCCGCGCTGGTCGACGAGGAGACCTGGCGAGCCTGCCAGGACGTCAAGAAGCGCAACGTAAGGCGCACCAGCAAGGCCTGGACCAAACACACCTATCCGCTGACCCCGATCCTGCTGTGCGCCCGCTGCGGCGGTCCTATGCACGGTGAGGCCGACAGCCGCAAAGGACGGATTCAGCGCTACTACGGCTGCCACGTCGCGCGACGGAACCGTTCCGCAGTCCATCCCTCTGGTCCGCGGTGCGATGCACGCATGTTCAAAAGCGAGCTGCTCGAGGATGCGATCCATCACGAGCTGTCGCAGCTGGTGCCTAGCGGCGAGATGCATGCCGCACTGCGGAATCGCCTTCGCGCTGGCGGCCGGCCAACTGCATCCCGTAAGAGCACGGCCGCGGCGGTCGAGCGTCTGGCTGCCCAGCTTGATCGCGCCAGGAGGCTCTTCGAGTACGGGGAGTACGACTGGGAGACGTTCTGCAAGCGGCGTGAGGAGCTCAACGAGCAGAAGCGTCAGCTTGAGAACGCGACTGACGCAGGCTCGGTCGACGTTGTGTGGTGCGAATCCCAGCTGCTCGATTTCACGACGGCATGGGAGAAGGCTGACTCAAGCCAGCGGGAGCGCCTCGTCGCAGGCATCTTCGAGCATCTCGAAGCCGAGGCTTTGCCGGAGGGTTCGTTGCGAGTGGTCGCCGTTCCGCGCGAGGCTTGGCGACCGTTTTTTGAAGGCTTGGTACTGGAGCACCACACGCTTGCTTGTTCGAACCTCAGCGCGATGGCTCATCGGATCAGGCCCTTGGCCGCTCTCGCCGTTCCGTCCTATCCAGGGCGCGTCGCATCGCATCGACACGGGCCACCAGCGCTTCTGGCGCCGGACTTTTCGAACCCGGCGAGCTCCATCGTCCGCGCCAACCGAGTTCGAGGGGAGCGAGGTTGA
- a CDS encoding PIN domain-containing protein, with product MRAVILDTGPVVGLLSEDDEHHAASVAAIKASGRRGRKLCTIWEVIGEAYTLFRMRYAPARSAEPALVVLRWARESGIELLRTDEADHQRAAGILERYSQLRLSYVDALLLAAAERNRVEELITVDMRHFSTVRLGHRMTVTRV from the coding sequence GTGCGGGCGGTGATTCTGGATACCGGGCCGGTGGTCGGACTCCTTTCTGAGGACGACGAGCACCACGCGGCGTCAGTTGCAGCGATCAAGGCCAGCGGTCGGAGAGGGAGGAAGCTGTGCACGATTTGGGAGGTGATCGGTGAGGCCTACACGCTGTTTCGCATGCGCTACGCGCCTGCCCGCTCAGCCGAACCCGCCCTGGTCGTTCTGCGCTGGGCTCGCGAGAGCGGGATCGAGCTGCTTCGCACAGACGAGGCCGACCATCAGCGCGCGGCCGGAATCCTGGAGCGCTACAGCCAGCTCCGTCTCTCCTACGTCGACGCTCTCTTGCTGGCAGCCGCGGAACGAAATCGCGTGGAAGAGCTGATCACGGTCGACATGCGCCACTTCAGCACCGTGCGGCTTGGCCATCGCATGACTGTCACTCGAGTTTGA
- a CDS encoding ribbon-helix-helix protein, CopG family: MQLMLVRKQIIVPSETDKRIRRLARQKGISQSALIVEAVEALPETATQVDHVLAFAGVIKGAPPTLSEEVDEVVYR, from the coding sequence ATGCAGCTCATGTTGGTTCGCAAGCAGATCATTGTGCCGTCAGAGACGGACAAGAGGATCCGACGACTGGCGCGCCAGAAGGGGATCTCACAGAGCGCTTTGATCGTCGAGGCCGTCGAAGCCCTGCCCGAGACCGCAACCCAGGTCGACCACGTCCTCGCCTTCGCGGGCGTGATCAAGGGGGCACCCCCCACGCTCTCAGAGGAAGTCGACGAGGTGGTCTACCGCTGA
- a CDS encoding IS630 family transposase, which yields MPGVHGGFIEAGLEGLEEGEGRGRRAIYGREDVERVLSTTMSKPPDGTTHWSTRTLAERVGLSRSTVQRIWKEYRLQPHRSRSFKFSKDPELVEKVTDVVGLYLQPPRNAIVLSVDEKSQIQALDRTQPLLPLRPGQPERRTHDYKRHGTTTLFASLDVATGEVHGNFSPRHGVSDFLDFLKLLNRTYPRHELHLIVDNYHPHKNVLVKQWLSRHRRFHMHFTPTGSSWPNQVEGWFSLLSRRAIRRGVFQSVGQLIEAIQRFIATWNNQRHPFIWVKTADEILAKANPKATFGSVH from the coding sequence ATACCTGGAGTCCATGGCGGCTTTATCGAGGCTGGCCTGGAAGGCCTCGAAGAAGGAGAAGGCCGCGGCCGGCGCGCAATTTATGGCCGGGAGGATGTGGAGCGCGTGCTGAGCACGACCATGTCCAAGCCGCCGGATGGAACCACACATTGGAGTACGCGGACCTTGGCCGAACGCGTTGGTCTCAGCCGCAGCACAGTGCAGCGGATCTGGAAGGAGTACCGTCTGCAACCCCACCGCTCTCGCAGCTTCAAATTCAGCAAGGATCCTGAACTCGTCGAGAAGGTCACCGATGTGGTCGGGCTATATCTCCAGCCACCCAGGAATGCAATCGTGCTCAGCGTCGACGAGAAGAGCCAGATTCAAGCTCTGGATCGGACTCAGCCCTTGCTGCCACTGCGGCCTGGGCAGCCCGAGCGACGCACCCATGATTACAAGCGGCACGGCACAACAACCCTGTTCGCATCACTCGACGTCGCCACCGGGGAGGTGCACGGCAACTTCTCGCCTCGCCATGGCGTCAGCGACTTCTTGGACTTCTTGAAGTTGCTCAACCGCACCTATCCGCGCCACGAATTGCACCTGATCGTTGACAACTACCACCCCCACAAGAACGTGCTCGTCAAGCAGTGGCTCAGCCGACACCGGCGCTTCCACATGCACTTCACCCCGACCGGCTCGAGCTGGCCCAACCAGGTTGAGGGTTGGTTCTCGCTTCTCAGCCGGCGTGCCATTCGTCGCGGCGTCTTCCAGAGCGTTGGTCAGCTCATTGAAGCGATTCAGCGCTTCATCGCCACCTGGAACAACCAGCGCCATCCCTTCATCTGGGTCAAGACCGCAGATGAGATCCTCGCCAAAGCCAACCCGAAAGCTACTTTCGGGTCGGTGCACTAG
- a CDS encoding LuxR family transcriptional regulator: MVAQAADDRLEQAGTKARFTPREAEILLLLSQGLADKQIASILSISLSTLRTHIHRLFTKTGCFSRAGLVAAWLAVQPKRF, from the coding sequence ATGGTTGCACAGGCTGCCGACGATCGACTGGAGCAGGCCGGCACGAAGGCTCGATTCACGCCGCGAGAGGCAGAAATATTGCTTCTCCTGTCTCAGGGCTTGGCTGACAAGCAGATCGCGTCGATCCTGTCCATCTCGCTCAGCACGCTCCGGACACACATCCACCGTCTATTCACCAAGACTGGCTGTTTCAGCCGGGCTGGACTCGTCGCCGCTTGGCTGGCCGTCCAACCGAAACGGTTCTGA
- a CDS encoding PIN domain-containing protein — MSSVADSGLLIAALNRGDRHHRWAMNAIEAQRRLRTPLVVPEVVAGEAFTKLRYDRRISGRGDARPALTVFGLLEAGSKIFEVRGMPDESLRRSVALLARYIDQSFSWVDAIVLLSADDDRRVERLWTVDSSLAAYRFSHSVAVSTPSD, encoded by the coding sequence CTGAGCTCTGTCGCGGACAGCGGGCTTCTGATCGCAGCGCTGAATCGTGGTGATCGCCACCATCGCTGGGCGATGAACGCAATAGAGGCTCAACGAAGATTAAGGACTCCGTTAGTTGTACCTGAAGTGGTCGCAGGCGAAGCCTTCACCAAACTGCGATACGACCGACGCATCAGCGGCCGCGGCGACGCCCGGCCCGCCCTCACTGTCTTCGGTCTCCTCGAGGCAGGCAGCAAGATCTTTGAAGTCCGAGGCATGCCAGATGAATCTCTTCGGCGCTCCGTGGCTCTGTTAGCGAGATATATCGACCAGTCCTTCTCATGGGTGGACGCGATCGTCCTCCTGAGTGCCGATGACGATCGCCGGGTCGAGAGGCTTTGGACGGTCGACTCGAGTCTCGCGGCTTACCGCTTCTCGCACAGCGTTGCCGTGTCGACGCCGAGCGACTGA
- a CDS encoding MFS transporter, translating into MAQASVCAVDDHGVCVKLTRADWARLFLLWLGGIDLRLTLLAVPPVIPLIHHDLHLDEKSVGALVSLPVLLFAVAAVPGALLIARVGVRGALAVGLGCVAVFGAVRGFGPSTQVLFGATFLMGAGIAVTQPAFPSLVRDWFPRRIAIATALYSNGILIGETIPTALTTPFGVLPLAHGDWRWALALWGIFVVITAVAITVAVPARGPKPAVPTPWWPNWREGQTIRIGLVMGMASAVYFGTNAYIPDFLDQTGRHQLISPTLAALNGAQLLTAPAVILRERLLTGRVGFIGSAALMAVGQVGMAVVPGSGVIVCALILGFASALAFIVALTLPPKLAPPGDVHRMSAAVFTIQYSTAFVVPVIAGFMWDASGKAVLAFLPGVVGAALMGWLALPLRIPSSYGPTAGR; encoded by the coding sequence CTGGCACAGGCCTCAGTATGCGCAGTTGATGACCATGGCGTCTGCGTGAAGCTCACCCGCGCGGACTGGGCACGCCTGTTCCTGCTCTGGTTGGGGGGGATTGATCTTCGTCTCACGCTGCTGGCGGTGCCACCCGTCATCCCGCTGATCCACCACGACCTTCACCTCGACGAGAAGTCGGTCGGGGCGCTCGTTTCGTTGCCGGTGCTCCTGTTCGCCGTCGCGGCTGTGCCCGGGGCCCTGCTCATCGCCAGGGTCGGCGTGCGTGGCGCCCTCGCGGTGGGGCTGGGTTGCGTCGCCGTCTTCGGCGCCGTGCGCGGGTTCGGCCCGAGCACACAGGTCCTGTTCGGCGCCACGTTCCTGATGGGCGCCGGCATCGCGGTGACCCAGCCCGCCTTTCCTTCGCTCGTCCGCGATTGGTTCCCGCGCCGAATCGCGATCGCCACCGCCCTGTACAGCAACGGCATCCTGATCGGCGAAACCATACCGACGGCGCTGACCACGCCGTTCGGCGTGCTGCCCCTCGCGCACGGCGACTGGCGCTGGGCGCTGGCGCTGTGGGGGATCTTCGTCGTCATCACCGCGGTGGCCATCACGGTCGCGGTTCCGGCGCGCGGCCCCAAGCCCGCGGTCCCCACTCCCTGGTGGCCGAACTGGCGCGAAGGGCAGACGATCCGGATCGGCTTGGTGATGGGCATGGCCTCCGCCGTCTACTTCGGCACCAACGCCTACATCCCCGATTTCCTCGACCAGACAGGTAGGCATCAGCTCATCTCCCCCACGCTGGCGGCGCTCAACGGCGCCCAGCTGCTGACCGCGCCGGCCGTCATCCTGCGCGAGCGCCTGCTGACCGGCCGCGTCGGCTTCATCGGCTCGGCCGCCCTGATGGCGGTCGGCCAGGTGGGGATGGCGGTCGTGCCGGGCAGTGGGGTCATCGTGTGCGCCCTGATCCTCGGCTTTGCCTCGGCGCTGGCCTTCATCGTCGCCCTCACCCTGCCGCCCAAGTTGGCTCCGCCCGGAGACGTCCACCGCATGAGCGCGGCCGTGTTCACGATCCAGTACTCGACCGCCTTCGTCGTGCCTGTGATCGCCGGCTTCATGTGGGACGCCAGCGGCAAGGCCGTCCTCGCCTTCCTGCCCGGCGTCGTCGGCGCCGCCCTCATGGGCTGGCTCGCGCTGCCGCTGCGGATTCCGTCCTCTTACGGGCCTACCGCAGGGCGCTGA
- a CDS encoding AMP-dependent synthetase, with amino-acid sequence MQPVVIGDVIWEPSAEVIEKSRLKRFMNRHGIDTFAELLQRADGDIEWFWDAAIKDIDVAFYRRYDKVVDLSLGKPWARWWIGARMNIVQSCLDRHRDRELQDKLAVIWEGEPGEVRKLTYGELDKEVCRLAGALRRLGVRPGDRVGIFMPMCPEVAVSVLATAKIGAVIIPLFSGYGAEAIATRLRDGEAKVLICADGFYRRGQVVPMKETADKALVSCPTVTKVIVHRRVVREIPWTHGRDQVWEVLLEDEPDHSPTHELDPEDPLMIIYTSGTTGKPKGTLHVHGGFPVKSAQDMAHGFDVGTGDTIFWYTDIGWMMGPWLIFGSLVLGATMVLYEGTPDYPAADRLWRMVADHKVTVLGVSPTLVRSLMTHGNEVPERHDLSSLRILGGTGEPWNPEPFQWFFEQIGGGRIPIINYSGGTEISGGILCGNVITHLRPCSFAGPLPGIAADVIDTEGRSVRGEVGELAIRNPWPGMTRGFWGDRQRYLDTYWSRFDGVWVHGDWAYADPDDGLWYVLGRSDDTIKVAGKRLGPAEVESVLVGHPAVAESAAIGVPDELKGEALVCFVILRPGRQASVQLSGELQDLVATSLGKPLRPKAVHFVTDLPRTRNAKILRRVVRSVYTGSDPGDLSSLENPSALAAIGATRS; translated from the coding sequence ATGCAGCCGGTCGTGATCGGGGACGTGATCTGGGAACCGAGCGCCGAGGTGATCGAGAAGAGCCGGCTCAAGCGCTTCATGAACCGCCACGGCATCGATACGTTCGCCGAGCTCTTGCAGCGCGCGGACGGCGACATCGAATGGTTCTGGGACGCCGCGATCAAAGACATCGACGTCGCCTTCTACCGCCGCTACGACAAAGTCGTCGACCTTTCGCTGGGCAAGCCCTGGGCCCGGTGGTGGATCGGCGCGCGCATGAACATCGTGCAGAGCTGCCTCGACCGCCATCGCGACCGCGAGCTCCAGGACAAGCTCGCCGTGATCTGGGAAGGCGAGCCGGGCGAGGTGCGCAAGCTCACCTACGGCGAGCTCGACAAGGAGGTCTGCCGCCTCGCGGGCGCGCTGCGCCGGCTGGGCGTCCGGCCGGGCGACCGCGTCGGCATCTTCATGCCGATGTGCCCCGAGGTCGCCGTCTCCGTGCTGGCGACGGCGAAGATCGGCGCGGTCATCATCCCGCTGTTCTCGGGCTACGGTGCGGAAGCGATCGCGACGCGGCTCCGCGACGGCGAGGCCAAGGTGCTCATTTGCGCCGACGGCTTCTACCGCCGCGGACAGGTGGTGCCGATGAAAGAGACCGCCGACAAGGCGCTGGTGTCCTGCCCGACCGTGACCAAGGTGATCGTCCACCGCCGGGTGGTGCGCGAGATCCCCTGGACGCACGGTCGTGACCAGGTGTGGGAGGTCCTGCTCGAGGACGAACCCGACCACTCGCCCACCCACGAGCTCGACCCCGAAGACCCGTTGATGATCATCTACACCTCCGGGACGACGGGCAAGCCGAAGGGCACGCTGCACGTCCACGGCGGCTTCCCGGTCAAGAGCGCGCAGGACATGGCGCACGGTTTCGACGTCGGCACCGGCGACACGATCTTCTGGTACACCGACATCGGCTGGATGATGGGCCCCTGGCTCATTTTCGGGTCGCTGGTCCTCGGCGCGACGATGGTGCTGTACGAGGGCACGCCGGACTATCCGGCGGCGGACCGCCTGTGGCGCATGGTCGCCGACCACAAGGTCACAGTGCTCGGGGTCTCTCCCACGCTCGTGCGCAGCCTGATGACCCACGGCAACGAGGTGCCGGAGCGCCACGACCTGTCCAGCCTGCGCATCCTCGGGGGCACGGGAGAGCCCTGGAACCCCGAGCCGTTCCAGTGGTTCTTCGAGCAGATCGGCGGTGGCCGGATCCCGATCATCAACTACAGCGGGGGCACGGAGATCTCAGGCGGCATCCTCTGCGGCAACGTGATCACCCACCTGCGGCCGTGCTCGTTCGCGGGCCCGCTCCCCGGCATCGCGGCCGACGTGATCGACACCGAGGGCCGCTCGGTGCGAGGCGAGGTCGGTGAGCTCGCGATTCGAAATCCATGGCCGGGCATGACCCGCGGCTTCTGGGGCGACCGGCAGCGCTACCTCGACACGTACTGGAGCCGCTTCGACGGCGTGTGGGTCCACGGCGACTGGGCGTACGCCGATCCCGACGACGGCCTGTGGTACGTGCTAGGCCGCTCCGACGACACGATCAAGGTCGCGGGCAAGAGGCTCGGACCGGCCGAGGTCGAGTCGGTGCTCGTCGGGCACCCCGCCGTCGCGGAGTCGGCCGCCATCGGCGTGCCGGACGAGCTGAAGGGCGAGGCGCTCGTCTGCTTCGTCATCCTGCGCCCGGGCCGCCAGGCCAGCGTCCAGCTGTCAGGCGAGCTCCAGGACCTGGTCGCAACCTCTCTAGGTAAGCCGCTGCGCCCGAAGGCCGTTCACTTCGTCACCGACCTGCCCCGCACGCGCAACGCCAAGATCCTGCGGCGGGTGGTGCGCTCGGTCTACACCGGATCCGACCCTGGCGATTTGTCCTCGCTCGAAAACCCCAGCGCGCTCGCCGCCATCGGCGCGACTAGAAGCTGA
- a CDS encoding CpaF family protein, with translation MALRNRSPPRSRRWRWPVSGDLDVSGATMSAVEADVRARVEAELAAELARRDRTRLRVEDQLWIYELVGRLVSEEEQRRPAPLDCAEAEQLWRRIFASVTPLGPLAEHLADPEVEEVRINGTDACFVFRAGRRQAVPPPFGDEAALVELVHWYTDGTPSARLDRASPTVTMTLPEGSRLHAALSPPARPMSVTIRRHPATRFADLAALAASGFLPQALIPFLESAVAGRLNMLVSGGAGAGKTTFMRVLARLIPADERVVTIEDQAELHLWRELPDCIALEGRPPNTEGRGAITIQMLVHEALRMSPDRIVIGEVRGGEALDLLDAMNTGHPGSVCTLHADSPRETLPRLVRLALRNPQAPRAEAVLVEVVHTVDLVLYAGIVRRSGADGEGRERRLLSLGCVAGIDEGRPMVQELVTLGGDGRWHRVGSPGAMPDRVRAKLAQVCDPSQLLDGFDA, from the coding sequence ATGGCTCTGAGGAATCGGTCTCCACCCCGGAGCAGGCGATGGCGGTGGCCGGTCAGCGGTGACCTGGACGTGAGCGGCGCCACCATGTCCGCAGTCGAGGCGGACGTCCGCGCCCGGGTCGAGGCGGAGCTCGCGGCCGAGCTGGCGCGCCGCGACCGCACGCGCCTGCGCGTCGAAGACCAGCTGTGGATCTACGAGCTGGTGGGGCGCCTGGTTAGCGAGGAGGAGCAGCGCCGGCCCGCACCTCTCGACTGCGCCGAGGCGGAGCAGCTGTGGCGGCGGATCTTTGCATCGGTGACCCCGCTCGGTCCGCTGGCCGAACACCTCGCCGACCCGGAGGTCGAGGAGGTGCGCATCAACGGCACCGACGCGTGCTTCGTCTTCCGAGCCGGGCGGCGTCAGGCGGTTCCACCGCCGTTCGGCGACGAGGCCGCGCTGGTCGAGCTGGTCCACTGGTACACCGACGGCACGCCCAGCGCGCGCCTCGATCGCGCCAGCCCGACGGTGACCATGACGCTGCCCGAAGGCAGCCGGCTCCACGCCGCCCTTTCGCCGCCCGCGCGGCCCATGAGCGTGACCATCCGCCGCCACCCGGCCACGCGTTTTGCGGACCTGGCGGCGCTCGCGGCCTCCGGCTTCCTGCCCCAGGCGCTCATCCCGTTTCTCGAATCCGCCGTGGCGGGCCGCTTGAACATGCTGGTGTCCGGCGGCGCCGGCGCGGGCAAGACGACCTTCATGCGCGTTCTGGCGCGGCTGATTCCGGCCGATGAGCGGGTCGTGACGATCGAAGACCAGGCCGAGCTGCACCTGTGGCGCGAGCTTCCCGACTGCATCGCCCTGGAGGGGAGGCCGCCCAATACGGAGGGACGTGGCGCGATCACCATCCAGATGCTCGTCCACGAAGCCCTCCGCATGTCCCCCGACCGGATCGTCATCGGCGAGGTGCGCGGCGGCGAGGCCCTCGACCTGCTGGATGCGATGAACACTGGACATCCGGGGTCGGTGTGCACGCTGCACGCCGACAGCCCGCGCGAGACGCTGCCGAGGCTGGTGCGGCTCGCGTTGCGCAACCCGCAGGCGCCGCGGGCCGAGGCGGTGCTGGTCGAGGTCGTGCATACGGTCGACCTCGTCCTCTATGCGGGCATCGTCAGGCGGAGCGGAGCGGATGGCGAGGGCCGGGAGCGCAGGCTGCTGTCGTTGGGCTGCGTGGCCGGCATCGACGAAGGGCGGCCGATGGTCCAGGAGCTCGTCACCCTCGGCGGCGACGGCCGCTGGCATCGGGTCGGGTCGCCCGGGGCGATGCCGGACCGGGTGCGGGCGAAGCTGGCGCAGGTGTGCGATCCGTCGCAGCTGCTCGACGGATTCGATGCTTGA
- a CDS encoding amidohydrolase, giving the protein MRRLPPPASTSRVASITIIIRPAMRAIDFHVHLPTPEWLDASMKGYVEAAEAYFRSKVVRRSLEELARDYQELDVLAVLLAWDAETATGRPRVPNELVAQACRDHPQAFVGFGSVDPLKGDRAVEELERISELGLKGVKLHPSLQAFAPDDEQHWPLYERCEELGLALLFHTGTSGIGAGQPGGQGIRLDYARPIRLDAVAASFPSLNIVAAHFGFPWHLELLAMALHKTNIHIDISGWAPRYVPTEVMRDLKGRLQDQFVFGSDYPFIQPKRCLDELATLDIPEAVLQKVLIGNGTRLLGLS; this is encoded by the coding sequence ATGCGGCGGCTGCCGCCGCCCGCGAGCACAAGCAGGGTGGCTTCCATCACGATAATCATCCGCCCTGCCATGAGAGCCATCGACTTTCACGTCCACCTGCCCACCCCGGAATGGCTCGACGCCTCGATGAAGGGATACGTGGAGGCGGCAGAGGCCTACTTCCGCTCCAAGGTCGTGCGCCGCTCCCTCGAGGAGCTCGCCCGGGACTACCAGGAGCTGGACGTCCTCGCGGTGCTCCTGGCCTGGGACGCGGAAACGGCGACGGGCCGGCCTCGGGTGCCGAACGAGCTGGTCGCGCAGGCGTGCCGCGACCATCCGCAGGCGTTCGTCGGCTTTGGCAGCGTCGATCCGCTGAAGGGCGACCGAGCTGTCGAAGAGCTCGAGCGGATCAGCGAGCTGGGACTCAAGGGCGTCAAGCTCCACCCTTCATTGCAGGCATTCGCCCCCGACGATGAACAGCATTGGCCGCTGTACGAACGCTGCGAGGAGCTTGGGCTCGCGCTCCTGTTCCACACCGGGACCAGCGGCATCGGCGCCGGCCAGCCAGGCGGGCAGGGGATCCGGCTCGACTACGCACGCCCCATCCGGCTGGACGCGGTCGCGGCCTCGTTCCCGAGCCTGAACATCGTCGCCGCCCACTTCGGCTTTCCCTGGCACCTGGAGCTGCTCGCGATGGCGCTCCACAAGACCAACATCCACATCGACATCTCCGGCTGGGCCCCGCGCTACGTCCCGACCGAGGTCATGCGCGACCTGAAGGGCCGGCTGCAGGACCAGTTCGTTTTCGGCAGCGACTATCCGTTCATCCAGCCGAAGCGGTGCCTGGACGAGCTCGCGACCCTCGACATACCTGAGGCCGTGCTTCAGAAGGTGCTGATCGGCAACGGCACGCGGCTGCTCGGGCTGTCGTAG
- a CDS encoding molybdenum cofactor guanylyltransferase codes for MALMAGRMIIVMEATLLVLAGGGSRRMGRAKAWLEVGDGNLLGYVVERLAPAFSEVVVAFAEPEQIEQHVPYRVLFDRKPSAGPLAGLEVGLAGARHDVMFALACDMPYVARATAEMAVAAARGCDAAIPRARGRPEPVCGAYNRSALPAITAALNAGRFKTADLADHLEVTWLEDLDPEQFRSLNSPQDYRRFIDAI; via the coding sequence ATGGCTCTCATGGCAGGGCGGATGATTATCGTGATGGAAGCCACCCTGCTTGTGCTCGCGGGCGGCGGCAGCCGCCGCATGGGTCGTGCCAAAGCCTGGCTCGAGGTGGGGGACGGCAACCTGCTGGGCTACGTGGTGGAACGGCTCGCCCCGGCGTTCTCAGAGGTGGTGGTTGCTTTCGCCGAACCCGAGCAGATCGAGCAGCACGTCCCGTATCGGGTGCTCTTCGACCGCAAGCCGTCAGCGGGTCCGCTGGCGGGCCTCGAAGTCGGACTGGCCGGCGCTCGGCACGACGTGATGTTCGCTCTGGCGTGCGACATGCCGTACGTCGCGCGCGCGACTGCCGAGATGGCCGTCGCCGCCGCCCGCGGGTGCGACGCGGCCATTCCTCGCGCCCGCGGCCGCCCCGAGCCGGTCTGTGGTGCGTACAACCGCTCGGCGCTGCCGGCGATCACCGCCGCGCTGAACGCCGGCAGGTTCAAGACCGCGGATCTCGCCGATCACCTCGAGGTGACGTGGCTCGAGGACCTGGACCCGGAGCAGTTCCGGAGTCTGAACAGCCCGCAGGACTACCGCCGTTTCATCGATGCGATTTGA